A DNA window from Sphingopyxis macrogoltabida contains the following coding sequences:
- a CDS encoding maleate cis-trans isomerase family protein: MARPIRIGQIVPSSNVTMETEIPALLRAREGIAPERFTFHSSRMRMKKVTKEELAAMDADSDRCALELSDAAVDVLGYACLVAIMSMGEGYHRVSEARLHQRTVENGHAAPVVTSAGALVEGLKVLEAKRIALVAPYMKPLTQMVVSYIETEGVEVSDWLALEIPDNLEVAAQDPANLLDHYKRLDLGGIDALVLSACVQMPSLPSVQKIEDAIGKPVISAAICTAHQMLTRLGLHTEVPGAGALLSGRY; this comes from the coding sequence ATGGCAAGACCGATCCGGATCGGGCAGATCGTCCCGAGCTCGAATGTCACGATGGAAACCGAGATTCCGGCGCTGCTCCGCGCGCGCGAGGGGATCGCACCCGAACGCTTCACCTTTCACTCGTCGCGGATGCGGATGAAGAAGGTGACGAAGGAGGAACTGGCGGCGATGGACGCCGATTCCGACCGCTGCGCGCTCGAACTGTCCGACGCCGCGGTCGACGTGCTCGGCTATGCCTGCCTCGTCGCGATCATGAGCATGGGCGAGGGCTATCATCGCGTGTCGGAGGCGCGGTTGCACCAGCGGACGGTCGAGAACGGCCATGCCGCGCCCGTCGTCACCAGCGCCGGCGCGCTGGTCGAGGGGCTGAAGGTGCTGGAGGCAAAGCGCATCGCGCTCGTCGCGCCCTATATGAAGCCGCTGACGCAGATGGTCGTATCCTATATCGAGACCGAGGGCGTCGAGGTAAGCGACTGGCTGGCCCTCGAAATTCCGGACAATCTGGAGGTCGCGGCGCAGGACCCGGCGAACCTGCTCGACCATTACAAACGGCTCGACCTCGGCGGCATTGATGCGCTCGTCCTGTCGGCGTGCGTCCAGATGCCGTCGCTGCCGTCGGTGCAGAAGATCGAGGATGCGATCGGCAAACCGGTGATTTCGGCGGCGATCTGTACCGCGCACCAGATGCTGACGCGGCTGGGCTTGCACACCGAAGTGCCCGGCGCCGGGGCGCTGCTGTCGGGACGCTATTGA
- a CDS encoding RidA family protein: protein MTNISALPLSMVRQAGDLVFISGQLSLADGKVFGDDIVTQTGRALDGLEGHLASLGLDLTDVVKTTIWITSKENFAGFNATYAARFSAPYPARSTVVSDLVLDGALVEIEAVAQLRR from the coding sequence ATGACCAATATTTCCGCCCTGCCGCTGTCGATGGTTCGCCAGGCCGGCGACCTCGTCTTCATTTCGGGCCAGCTCTCGCTCGCCGACGGCAAGGTCTTCGGCGACGACATCGTCACCCAGACCGGGCGCGCGCTCGACGGGCTCGAAGGCCATCTCGCCAGCCTCGGCCTTGACCTGACCGACGTGGTCAAGACGACGATCTGGATCACGTCAAAGGAGAATTTCGCGGGCTTCAACGCGACCTACGCCGCGCGTTTCAGCGCCCCCTACCCCGCGCGGTCGACGGTGGTCAGCGATCTCGTACTCGACGGCGCGCTCGTCGAGATCGAAGCGGTCGCGCAGCTTCGCCGCTGA
- a CDS encoding transporter: MMTIAAGTRSALPFAPALLLPIALIASPAAAEEQRELCSDRPGLGTPACTVDRGDVIFELGLGDWTRDRQGPVRTDTMQVGDALVRIGLTDSLEAQLGWTAYGHVRTRDRAAGTVGKASGIGDVTLALRQNLRNPDGSGFSVAVMPYASLPAGGSAIGAGDWGGGLLVPMSFDLSDSLSLGVTPQVDAAVDGDGDGRHLGYGSVVGFGFGLSDSLSAAAEISLYRDRDPGGHNTQALAGLSMGWQAGGDTQFDVGVNLGLNRDSPDAEVYFGIARRF; the protein is encoded by the coding sequence ATGATGACGATTGCCGCCGGGACCCGATCAGCCTTGCCGTTCGCGCCGGCCTTGCTGCTGCCGATCGCCCTGATCGCAAGCCCCGCCGCCGCCGAGGAGCAGCGCGAGCTTTGCTCCGATCGCCCGGGGCTCGGCACGCCGGCCTGCACCGTCGACCGCGGCGACGTGATATTCGAACTGGGGCTGGGCGACTGGACACGCGACCGGCAGGGGCCGGTACGAACCGACACAATGCAAGTCGGCGATGCGCTGGTTCGCATCGGCCTGACCGACAGCCTCGAGGCGCAGCTTGGCTGGACCGCCTATGGCCATGTCCGGACCCGCGACCGCGCCGCAGGGACGGTCGGCAAGGCGTCGGGGATCGGCGACGTCACACTCGCGCTGCGGCAGAATCTGCGCAATCCCGACGGATCGGGCTTTTCGGTCGCGGTGATGCCCTATGCCAGCCTGCCGGCGGGCGGCAGCGCGATCGGCGCCGGCGACTGGGGCGGCGGATTGCTGGTGCCGATGAGCTTCGACCTGTCGGATTCCCTGTCGCTTGGCGTCACGCCGCAGGTCGATGCGGCGGTCGACGGCGATGGCGACGGACGGCATCTGGGTTATGGCAGCGTCGTCGGCTTCGGTTTCGGCCTGAGCGACAGCCTCTCGGCGGCCGCCGAAATATCGCTGTACCGCGACCGCGATCCAGGCGGCCACAACACGCAGGCGCTGGCGGGCCTGTCGATGGGCTGGCAGGCCGGCGGCGACACGCAGTTCGACGTCGGGGTGAACCTCGGCCTCAACCGCGACAGCCCCGACGCCGAGGTCTATTTCGGCATCGCGCGGCGGTTCTGA